A genome region from Akkermansiaceae bacterium includes the following:
- a CDS encoding response regulator transcription factor produces MNATIKSPLCVWLVEDNATFATGVQRAVNGLDGMDCTGNFRSVELAFAALDRGEIPDVILLDVQLPGMDGISALSVLKTRVPRAQVIILTVFDDADKIFRAVCAGASGYILKSSGSGAIGDAIRQVMEGGAPMTPGVARKVLDAFAGLESGTIGNDYHLTERECGILRLMADGLVKKEIAGSLGISVHTVSTHIQRVYEKLHVTTNTGAVAKALRERLI; encoded by the coding sequence ATGAACGCGACAATCAAATCACCGCTCTGCGTCTGGCTGGTGGAGGACAACGCCACCTTCGCCACCGGCGTGCAGCGGGCGGTCAACGGCCTGGACGGCATGGATTGCACGGGAAATTTCCGCTCCGTCGAACTGGCCTTCGCGGCGCTCGACCGCGGCGAAATCCCGGATGTCATCCTGCTTGATGTGCAGCTCCCCGGCATGGACGGCATCAGCGCGCTTTCGGTTCTGAAAACACGCGTGCCCAGGGCGCAAGTGATCATCCTGACGGTGTTCGACGACGCGGATAAGATCTTCCGGGCGGTGTGCGCGGGAGCCTCGGGATACATCCTGAAATCCTCCGGCTCCGGAGCCATCGGCGATGCGATCCGGCAGGTGATGGAAGGCGGCGCGCCGATGACGCCCGGAGTGGCCCGCAAGGTGCTCGACGCCTTCGCCGGGCTGGAGTCGGGGACGATCGGCAACGATTACCACCTCACCGAGCGCGAGTGCGGGATCCTGCGCCTCATGGCGGATGGGTTGGTGAAAAAGGAGATCGCCGGTTCGCTCGGGATCAGCGTCCACACCGTTTCCACCCACATCCAAAGGGTGTATGAAAAGCTCCACGTAACGACCAACACCGGCGCGGTGGCGAAGGCGCTGCGCGAGCGACTGATCTGA
- the upp gene encoding uracil phosphoribosyltransferase, with translation MIHHIDHPLISAELTCIREPDCPNFEFRQRVRRIASLMVPAVTADLGRTLVPCQTPLELTSGDKVARPIILVPILRAGLGFLDGFLDLIPQAAVAHIGLARNEKTLEPEAYYLKHPTPLGESDLILLDPMLATGGSAVHAVTTLLEAGARSIRFACLLAAPEGIAAFQSSHPQVPIYTAAIDRCLNEKGYILPGLGDAGDRLFGTI, from the coding sequence ATGATCCACCACATCGACCATCCGCTGATCTCCGCGGAGCTGACTTGCATCCGGGAGCCGGATTGCCCGAACTTTGAGTTCCGGCAGCGGGTGCGCCGCATCGCCTCGCTCATGGTTCCGGCCGTCACCGCGGATCTCGGGCGCACGCTCGTGCCCTGCCAGACCCCGCTTGAGCTGACCTCGGGTGATAAGGTGGCACGCCCCATCATCCTCGTCCCCATCCTGCGTGCCGGGCTCGGCTTCCTCGACGGCTTTCTCGATCTCATCCCCCAGGCTGCGGTCGCCCACATCGGGCTGGCAAGGAACGAGAAAACCCTCGAGCCCGAGGCCTACTACCTCAAGCACCCCACGCCGCTCGGCGAGTCCGACCTGATCCTCCTGGATCCGATGCTGGCCACCGGCGGTTCGGCGGTGCATGCCGTCACGACCCTGCTTGAGGCGGGTGCGAGAAGCATCCGCTTCGCCTGCCTGCTGGCCGCCCCTGAGGGGATCGCCGCTTTCCAGTCCAGCCACCCACAGGTTCCGATTTACACGGCAGCCATCGACCGTTGCCTGAACGAAAAAGGCTACATCCTGCCCGGGCTTGGCGATGCGGGGGACAGGCTGTTCGGGACGATCTGA
- a CDS encoding Ig-like domain-containing protein codes for MLDKFHISAKRLTTTAAPTGSPDTLTISLQQNGTFANPPVLSASALSATGTKTITLTTPTSTAFYGFEFALSDMLSDYTLSPGEKATFRIANNAGGNRLYLDNIAISGTIGSGGGGGSDTTAPTPNPMTWASVPAAVNSTSITMTATTASDPSGVEYSFTETSGNPGATNSGWQDSPTYTDTGLQANTQYTYTVTARDKAATPNATAASGSASATTNAYASPVSAGVSTVAASPAAVPADNTTTSNITVTLKDAGGAAVSGKTVSLVGNGSATIQTANSTSNASGVVTFTVKSGAVGTQTFTATGDSVAITQTAAVDFQTVAGPGPVNAGTSTVVASPTSVPADGTTSSTITITLRDASGNPVPNEGVSLAKTSGPGSVTITPVDIQSTNASGQATFAVRSGMAGTGVFTATSITDGIVITQTASVAFTQAGAIYLVALLPDPVSATSSSSTGTIANFYNGSETLANVGTTANRGSMFAAVGTDSDGVSGTFAHTVVYDMGQTISFDGFVHAQRKADGFDDVSSIDFWVTNNNPGNASTAIPLAIFSTQPVPDASVNLTRNSAVLNEYLLPGGTLSGRYVVMRLNSARTSGANPGGYTLLLGQTASVSDFDTWASAYPGLGASGNDDDGDGISNDAERIFGLNPQNPSSANPIAIPFDPDSGTFSYTRRTQSLTGLTYKAWYSTDLVDWYWESGAIHTPRAPVGDVEIVDVTLAPELLNESKLFIQMSAENFGVAPVMSQIWGSGSSITMVFSEAMDPASTTNPQNYTVSQSGGGTIAVSSATLSADGKTVTLTLAAPLGIDGDFTVTTNRIANAVGQPLGNGTSGQFQTWDDNPNGIKVFILAGQSNMVGYGMSETGNGGVAGAIGSLRHLAVNNGSYPEYDYAALLADPGQPATSAWKTRSDVKVWWRNGHSGNLGEPVSKGDLGPPFKGANSGWFGPEYAFGQVLGDYYPGENEQVLIIKAAWGGHNLVSNFRPPSAVAKRGGVVGASYYEIFNNAREVLSNLGTEFPEWAGRGYQIVGFGWHQGTSDRAPASAADEYKDNLPDFISDVRAEFGKPNLPFAIATTGMNNAGPAEAPPYTGYHAVEKAQLWVAGVAKPANVLSSDTRPFWRDSSISPSTTSFHWNHNAESYFLVGKALGDDMVDLLAP; via the coding sequence GTGTTGGATAAATTCCATATCAGCGCGAAACGCCTGACCACCACGGCCGCTCCCACGGGCTCCCCGGATACATTGACGATTTCCCTGCAACAAAACGGGACCTTCGCCAACCCGCCTGTCCTTTCTGCCAGCGCGCTCTCGGCCACTGGCACGAAAACGATCACACTCACCACCCCCACCTCTACTGCCTTCTACGGCTTCGAGTTCGCGCTTTCCGACATGTTGTCCGATTACACGCTTTCCCCAGGTGAGAAAGCCACTTTCCGGATTGCCAACAATGCGGGTGGCAACCGTCTGTATCTGGACAACATCGCCATCTCCGGAACCATCGGAAGCGGCGGAGGCGGTGGTTCGGACACCACGGCCCCGACGCCGAATCCCATGACCTGGGCGAGTGTGCCTGCGGCGGTGAATTCCACCAGCATCACCATGACCGCGACCACGGCTTCCGACCCGAGCGGTGTGGAATATTCCTTCACGGAAACTTCCGGCAACCCCGGCGCCACCAACAGCGGCTGGCAGGACAGCCCCACCTACACCGACACCGGGCTGCAAGCGAACACGCAATACACCTACACCGTGACGGCGCGCGACAAGGCGGCCACACCGAACGCAACCGCCGCCTCAGGATCCGCCTCAGCCACCACCAATGCCTATGCCAGCCCGGTGAGTGCAGGTGTCTCGACGGTCGCGGCTTCACCGGCCGCGGTTCCTGCGGATAATACGACAACCTCCAACATCACCGTCACGCTCAAGGATGCCGGTGGAGCGGCGGTTTCCGGGAAAACGGTTTCCTTGGTTGGCAATGGCAGCGCCACCATCCAGACCGCCAACAGCACGAGCAACGCCAGCGGCGTGGTGACCTTCACGGTCAAGTCGGGCGCGGTCGGCACACAGACCTTCACCGCCACCGGGGATTCGGTGGCGATCACCCAGACAGCCGCCGTCGATTTCCAAACGGTTGCGGGCCCCGGCCCGGTGAATGCCGGCACTTCCACGGTGGTGGCCTCGCCGACCTCGGTTCCCGCCGACGGCACGACCAGCTCGACCATCACCATCACCCTCAGGGACGCATCCGGGAACCCGGTGCCGAACGAGGGGGTTTCCCTGGCCAAAACCTCCGGCCCCGGTTCGGTGACGATCACGCCTGTGGACATCCAATCCACGAATGCAAGCGGGCAGGCGACCTTTGCGGTCCGCTCCGGCATGGCGGGCACCGGTGTGTTCACCGCCACCTCCATCACCGATGGCATCGTGATCACCCAAACCGCCAGCGTGGCCTTCACCCAGGCGGGCGCCATCTACCTGGTTGCGTTGCTTCCGGATCCGGTCTCGGCGACAAGCTCCAGCTCAACCGGCACGATTGCCAATTTCTACAATGGCAGCGAGACGCTTGCCAACGTCGGGACGACCGCCAACCGCGGCAGCATGTTTGCTGCCGTGGGCACGGATTCCGATGGCGTCAGCGGCACCTTCGCCCACACCGTGGTGTATGACATGGGGCAGACCATCTCATTCGACGGCTTCGTGCACGCCCAGCGCAAGGCCGATGGCTTCGACGATGTGTCATCCATCGATTTCTGGGTCACCAACAACAACCCCGGCAATGCCTCCACCGCGATTCCGTTGGCGATTTTTTCCACGCAACCGGTTCCGGATGCCTCGGTGAACCTGACCAGAAACAGCGCCGTCCTAAACGAGTATCTTCTGCCTGGCGGCACACTGAGCGGTCGCTACGTGGTCATGCGCCTGAACTCGGCGCGAACCTCCGGAGCCAATCCGGGCGGTTACACATTGCTGCTGGGTCAGACGGCTTCCGTCAGTGATTTCGATACCTGGGCTTCCGCCTATCCGGGGCTTGGAGCGTCAGGAAACGACGATGACGGCGACGGCATCAGCAACGACGCGGAACGTATCTTCGGGCTCAACCCGCAGAACCCATCCTCGGCGAATCCGATCGCCATCCCCTTCGATCCCGACTCGGGGACTTTCAGCTACACCCGCCGCACTCAGTCGCTTACCGGCCTCACCTACAAGGCCTGGTATTCGACCGACCTCGTCGATTGGTATTGGGAATCCGGAGCGATCCATACTCCCCGCGCCCCTGTCGGTGATGTCGAGATCGTTGATGTCACGCTCGCTCCGGAACTACTCAACGAGTCCAAGCTGTTCATCCAGATGTCGGCGGAGAATTTCGGTGTAGCTCCGGTCATGAGCCAGATCTGGGGCAGCGGCTCTTCCATCACGATGGTTTTCAGCGAAGCGATGGATCCTGCCAGCACGACAAATCCGCAAAACTACACCGTCTCACAGAGCGGTGGCGGCACCATCGCCGTCTCCAGCGCCACTCTGAGCGCAGACGGAAAGACGGTGACGCTGACCTTGGCCGCCCCTCTCGGCATCGACGGCGACTTCACGGTGACCACCAACCGGATCGCCAACGCCGTCGGCCAGCCGCTGGGCAACGGCACCAGCGGCCAGTTCCAGACCTGGGATGACAATCCGAACGGCATCAAGGTCTTCATCCTCGCCGGACAGTCCAACATGGTCGGCTATGGGATGAGCGAAACCGGAAACGGCGGCGTGGCTGGCGCGATCGGCAGCCTCCGCCATCTTGCTGTCAACAATGGCTCATATCCGGAGTATGACTACGCCGCGCTCTTGGCGGATCCCGGCCAACCGGCAACCAGCGCTTGGAAGACCCGCAGCGACGTCAAGGTGTGGTGGCGCAATGGCCACTCCGGAAATCTCGGCGAGCCGGTCAGCAAAGGTGACCTTGGCCCTCCGTTCAAAGGTGCCAACTCTGGCTGGTTCGGCCCGGAATACGCCTTCGGCCAGGTGCTCGGTGATTACTACCCCGGCGAGAACGAGCAAGTCCTAATCATCAAGGCGGCCTGGGGTGGCCACAATCTGGTCTCGAACTTCCGCCCGCCGAGTGCCGTGGCCAAGCGCGGCGGAGTGGTGGGTGCTTCGTATTACGAAATCTTCAACAACGCGCGCGAAGTCCTGAGCAACCTCGGCACCGAGTTTCCCGAGTGGGCCGGACGGGGCTACCAGATCGTCGGATTCGGCTGGCATCAGGGCACCAGCGACCGCGCCCCGGCATCGGCTGCGGATGAATACAAGGACAACCTCCCTGACTTCATCAGCGATGTGCGGGCGGAATTCGGCAAGCCCAACCTGCCGTTTGCGATCGCCACCACGGGCATGAACAACGCCGGGCCTGCGGAAGCCCCTCCCTACACTGGCTACCATGCAGTCGAGAAAGCCCAGCTCTGGGTCGCGGGTGTCGCGAAGCCGGCGAACGTGCTTTCCTCCGACACCCGGCCTTTCTGGCGCGATTCGTCGATCTCCCCGAGCACCACCAGCTTCCATTGGAACCACAACGCGGAAAGTTATTTCCTCGTAGGCAAGGCGCTTGGCGACGACATGGTGGATCTGCTTGCTCCGTAG
- a CDS encoding PDZ domain-containing protein, with protein MLSCTGTAFSQQSLETAYRTTGEAVTAAFAPQQEVLQKSSAVIYAGRKEIAYGTVVSENGHILTKASEVEGVSGLSVRVDRESFKSAKVVMTDANWDVALLKVEASGLVPVEYAPDSELALGTWVVVNGVTSRTKRRALAGVISANAREIPAAGGPALGVTLAKADDRLEVEAVSEGSGAEEAGLKKGDVISKVNGKPTKTLKDLVKLLEDMKAGDAVKLSVKRDGKTMELDVKLSAKAELFADKSRNDQMSGDYSKRRSGFPRVIQHDILASAGTMGGPVLDLRGRLVGMNIARANRCETFAIPVEELRALAEGMMAQAAE; from the coding sequence GTGCTTTCGTGCACCGGCACGGCGTTTTCCCAGCAGAGCCTGGAAACGGCATACCGCACCACCGGTGAGGCGGTGACGGCCGCCTTCGCCCCCCAGCAGGAGGTGCTGCAGAAATCCAGCGCCGTCATCTACGCCGGCCGCAAGGAAATCGCTTATGGCACGGTGGTATCCGAAAACGGCCACATACTCACGAAGGCCAGCGAGGTGGAGGGCGTGTCCGGGCTTTCCGTCAGGGTGGACAGGGAGAGCTTCAAGTCCGCAAAGGTGGTGATGACGGATGCGAACTGGGATGTCGCCTTGCTGAAGGTGGAGGCGTCGGGTCTGGTCCCCGTCGAATACGCGCCCGACAGCGAGCTGGCGCTGGGCACCTGGGTGGTTGTGAACGGTGTGACGAGCCGCACCAAGCGCCGCGCCCTGGCGGGTGTCATCAGCGCGAACGCAAGGGAGATCCCCGCGGCGGGCGGCCCGGCGCTTGGCGTCACGCTGGCCAAGGCGGATGACAGGCTGGAGGTGGAGGCGGTCAGCGAAGGCAGCGGTGCTGAGGAAGCCGGCCTGAAAAAGGGCGATGTGATCTCCAAGGTCAACGGCAAGCCCACGAAGACCCTCAAGGATCTCGTCAAGCTGTTGGAGGACATGAAAGCGGGGGATGCCGTGAAGCTCTCGGTGAAGAGGGACGGGAAAACGATGGAGCTGGATGTGAAGCTATCCGCCAAGGCCGAGCTGTTTGCGGACAAAAGCCGTAACGACCAGATGAGCGGCGACTACTCCAAGCGCCGCAGCGGATTCCCGCGCGTCATCCAGCATGACATCCTCGCCTCCGCCGGCACCATGGGTGGCCCTGTGCTGGATCTCCGGGGGCGGTTGGTCGGCATGAACATCGCCCGCGCCAACCGCTGTGAGACCTTCGCGATCCCGGTGGAGGAGCTCAGGGCGCTGGCCGAGGGGATGATGGCGCAGGCGGCGGAGTGA
- a CDS encoding sigma-54-dependent Fis family transcriptional regulator has protein sequence MPDSPSEETLLLVDPDLDFLDWATKHLAAKGLRILRCDDAGKAIKVIEKTHVNVVVSAVSIQPFDGLDLLGRIRAQSPDTLVILTTGFPTTGQIIEATQKGAHDVLRKESLSFELRPVVESALQTVEDRRSADKPSAELPSMDGRVKIIGVSRALQDVFKLVGRVARSDAPVLISGESGTGKELVAKAVHEYSPRRQREMITINCGAIPENLLESELFGHEKGSFTGAISRREGRFEQADGGTLFLDEIGDMPLSIQVKLLRVLQDGSFSRVGANDMLKTDVRIVAATHKNLAAEVSAGRFREDLFYRLNVVELRIPPLRERPEDIPLLAEYFLQRITRKNGMARIRISGEATASLQAHHWPGNVRELENTMARACALASSQILLPADIPLASAPGRTSALAHGLDQVINSAPADAPLMDWLSRQIVGRLLDRSGGDFKEVAVALGVTQAEVKRILASKP, from the coding sequence ATGCCCGATTCCCCCTCCGAAGAAACCTTGCTGCTTGTCGATCCCGATCTGGATTTCCTGGATTGGGCCACCAAGCACCTTGCCGCGAAGGGGCTGCGCATCCTCCGCTGCGATGATGCGGGCAAGGCGATCAAGGTGATCGAGAAAACCCATGTCAACGTGGTGGTCTCCGCGGTTTCCATCCAGCCCTTCGACGGGCTGGACCTGCTCGGCCGCATCCGCGCGCAGAGCCCCGACACCCTGGTCATCCTGACCACCGGATTCCCGACCACCGGGCAGATCATCGAGGCCACGCAGAAAGGGGCGCACGATGTGCTGCGCAAGGAATCGCTTTCCTTCGAGCTGCGGCCGGTGGTGGAGTCCGCCCTGCAGACCGTGGAGGACAGGCGCAGCGCGGACAAGCCCTCCGCCGAGCTGCCGAGCATGGACGGGCGGGTGAAGATCATCGGCGTTTCCCGCGCCTTGCAGGATGTTTTCAAGCTTGTCGGGCGTGTCGCTAGATCGGATGCACCGGTCCTCATTTCGGGGGAAAGCGGCACCGGCAAGGAGCTTGTCGCAAAGGCGGTGCACGAATACAGCCCGCGCAGGCAGCGCGAGATGATCACCATCAACTGCGGGGCAATCCCGGAAAACCTCCTGGAAAGCGAACTCTTCGGCCACGAGAAAGGCTCTTTCACTGGAGCCATCTCCCGCCGCGAGGGGCGCTTCGAGCAGGCAGATGGCGGCACGCTTTTCCTCGACGAGATCGGCGACATGCCGCTCTCCATCCAGGTGAAGCTGCTGCGCGTGCTCCAGGACGGGAGCTTCTCCCGCGTCGGCGCGAACGACATGCTCAAGACCGATGTGCGCATCGTTGCGGCGACGCATAAGAACCTTGCCGCGGAGGTTTCCGCAGGGCGCTTCCGCGAAGACCTGTTCTACCGCCTCAACGTGGTCGAGCTGCGCATCCCGCCGCTGCGCGAAAGGCCGGAGGACATCCCGCTGCTCGCCGAGTATTTCCTCCAGCGCATCACCCGGAAAAACGGGATGGCCCGCATCCGCATTTCCGGCGAGGCGACGGCATCGCTGCAAGCCCACCACTGGCCGGGGAACGTCCGCGAGCTGGAGAACACCATGGCCCGCGCCTGTGCGCTGGCCTCCTCACAGATCCTTCTCCCCGCTGACATTCCGCTGGCGTCCGCACCGGGGCGCACCTCCGCCCTTGCCCATGGTCTCGACCAGGTGATCAATTCCGCCCCCGCAGACGCGCCGCTCATGGACTGGCTTTCCCGGCAGATCGTCGGCCGCCTTCTCGACCGCTCCGGCGGCGATTTCAAGGAAGTGGCCGTCGCCCTCGGTGTCACCCAGGCGGAAGTGAAACGAATCCTCGCCTCGAAGCCCTGA